The Prunus persica cultivar Lovell chromosome G8, Prunus_persica_NCBIv2, whole genome shotgun sequence genome includes a region encoding these proteins:
- the LOC18766322 gene encoding ribosome maturation protein SBDS, whose protein sequence is MSRSLVQPVGQKRLTNVAVVRLKKRGTRFEIACYKNKVLSWRSGVEKDLDEVLQSHTVYTNVSKGILAKTKDLNAAFDSDDQTKICLEILDKGELQVAGKERESQLSSQFRDIATIVMQKTYNPETRRPYTISLIESLMHEIHFAVDPHRGSKKQALEVIHELQKHFPIKRSPMRLRLIVPEQEFSSLSEKLTAWNATIVSKDQTGSQISIICELDPGFYRDCEGLMMKLHGRYEVLALSVHAEGDTVIDQYDDHEDEPSRSLNESSDFDLSKKKESTDSDLLKKELADPMLKLSNEMQKQSISTGKGTVASEGKQNKCNTCNAFVGDSKQYRDHFKSEWHKHNLKRKTRQLPSLTEVECAADMEMDDHKADLKDYSF, encoded by the exons atgtctAGATCATTGGTGCAGCCCGTAGGGCAGAAGAGGCTAACGAACGTGGCGGTGGTGCGTCTGAAAAAGCGCGGCACTCGCTTCGAAATCGCTTGTTACAAGAACAAGGTCCTCTCATGGCGGTCTGGCGT AGAGAAAGATTTGGATGAAGTGCTACAATCACATACCGTTTACACAAATGTCTCGAAAGGTATTCTTGCCAAGACAAAAGATTTGAACGCTGCATTTGATTCAGATGATCAGACCAAGATTTGTTTGGAG ATTTTGGACAAAGGAGAGCTTCAAGTGGCTGGGAAGGAGAGGGAATCTCAGTTGTCCAGTCAGTTTCGAGACATTGCCACCATTGTTATGCAGAAAACCTATAATCCCGAAACTCGACGCCCTTACACTATTAGCTTGATTGAGAGTCTAATGCATGAAATTCACTTTGCTGTAGATCCACATCGAGGTTCAAAGAAGCAG GCTCTGGAAGTTATTCATGAGCTTCAGAAGCACTTCCCGATAAAACGGTCTCCAATGAGATTGCGACTCATAGTACCTGAACAAGAATTTTCATCCCTTTCTGAGAAGCTGACTGCCTGGAATGCTACAATAGTTTCGAAAGATCAAACTGGAAGTCAGATATCTATT ATTTGTGAATTGGATCCTGGTTTTTATCGTGACTGCGAGGGATTGATGATGAAGTTGCATGGGAGATATGAAGTTCTTGCACTCTCTGTGCATGCTGAGGGTGACACTGTTATTGATCAATACGATGATCATGAGGATGAACCATCGCGCTCGCTCAATGAGTCCTCTGATTTTGacttatcaaagaaaaaagaatctaCTGATTCTGACTTATTGAAAAAGGAGTTGGCTGATCCTATGCTAAAACTGAGCAATGAAATGCAAAAACAGAGCATTTCTACGGGGAAAGGAACTGTTGCATCGGAGGGAAAGCAGAACAAATGCAACACATGCAATGCGTTTGTGGGTGATTCCAAGCAGTACAGGGATCATTTCAAGAGTGAGTGGCACAAGCATAACTTGAAGCGCAAAACCAGACAACTTCCTTCCCTTACTGAAGTTGAGTGTGCGGCTGACATGGAAATGGATGACCATAAGGCGGATTTGAAGGATTATTCCTTTTAA